A genomic region of Halichondria panicea chromosome 5, odHalPani1.1, whole genome shotgun sequence contains the following coding sequences:
- the LOC135336189 gene encoding uncharacterized protein LOC135336189 isoform X2, whose product MAQSMDDIQPDLNKAPPHVEGELLKENVKTTFGRRGWRKYFFVVRGDKLQYFRKKDEYETNKEPITYVKMSQVVEITEAVYSGVPKKHHLNCGFSVVSYHPHTQEEQTFHLLAETPEDMRYWVHGLRYIKAYWSKMMVRDTVLSEEQERKLLDRILNEEDYERGDEVYGDYTIGEGGQSDETTSRQVAVHFANGSKVKVTLSTTETTSDLLEMSEIKEQLSSSSAYIVRVDEVGKDVILETQDHPALYHSKSSTLYAVEHSHRLLVVYIDNQKDFECIYVSPHATDTEIIQHREISVKLDMTGVGNRGLFLKLRDSEQPFGLGESPCDVLFEMNINGELRRLPVGHLVVKNKALGGGRSTSRITRRWINRSTTHRPVRSVSDEGKKLEEISEEEDAQAMALDNFFNRMGGARVELDSTTELEIDGMVYVLPPDFNKDSKRLSSGSVNSDRSDESKHDEDHGLEDLTSPSSSRPHSGSMGGLRRSRLRPGDKFSNSSPSGSPATSPPRSRSKSPGRRLPDLPAKDSSVPKMSPSQQKKSQTLDKDFKGSPGALKRRGATRAGSLRSSNLSEGGHGYHNQPRGSWTEGVSKKNEDPPEVKVGMAAAKMGVVEPAESEEKVGTSPLSLHKRGPTIILSNEKGGVVGDARTDRPTLTTRPRSPSNRGSMVFDNLNLGDSRSSSFGRSQSPAGDNLLSSLPASIEQQEVTIPNVSLSLTSSFGAAAAPSVDDEARLEHLFSRSFQQEQEEKSSHITKQVDTLSAKVKAVTEGSKEQKNVPRESPNVSPSHQFTPMLIDFAALQAPPTSPSETAPSKPTASTINVTSPSFLKVILLQSSTVADATEETKPMDFINLSGVCLRNERGAWQIQDGYNYHDPLPFDCTDHTETFPLPGGIRVVYNHTHKRWHVYPPPPISSAPSVDEDRSMADSTEHAQPKEEVDSRESSTEVSLYLTKKLIVTEIGTAFHHVMEQFEVSRDQAGKKKIGSDMVNVAMGHLIRGEFCTAIAKLLLDGMKPYRLEGLIQDDVWKVTVAFSNEAQSNPSLVYPSFDKLVFQPINSLKTLMKDYNIKYRTFVCLAMSRGMLTGFLEALPKQNTCRLYVLDKLDL is encoded by the exons ATGGCTCAATCAATGGATGACATCCAACCTGACCTG aacAAAGCACCTCCACATGTTGAAGGTGAACTGCTCAAGGAAAATGTGAAGACTACGTTTGGCCGCCGAGGATGGAGAAAATATTTCTTCGTT GTACGTGGGGACAAGCTTCAGTACTTCCGTAAGAAAGATGAGTACGAAACTAACAAGGAACCAATCACCTATGTCAAAATGTCACAG GTGGTGGAGATAACAGAGGCTGTGTATAGCGGAGTGCCCAAAAAGCATCACCTCAATTGTGGGTTCAGTGTTGTCTCGTACCATCCCCACACTCAAGAGGAGCAGACCTTCCACCTGCTGGCAGAGACGCCCGAGGATATGAGATACTGGGTGCATGGCCTGAG GTATATCAAGGCGTATTGGTCCAAGATGATGGTGCGTGATACTGTTCTCAGCGAGGAGCAAGAGCGGAAACTTTTGGACAGGATTCTCAATGAAGAGGACTATGAACGGGgagat GAGGTGTACGGTGACTACACCATCGGGGAGGGCGGGCAGTCAGACGAAACaacaag TCGACAAGTTGCCGTTCATTTCGCTaatgggtcaaaggtcaaagtgACGCTGTCAACGACTGAGACAACCTCTGACCTCTTGGAGATGAGTGAGATAAAGGAGCAGCTGTCCTCCTCGTCTGCTTATATAGTGCGAGTGGATGAAGTTGGAAAAG ATGTTATCCTGGAGACGCAGGATCACCCCGCCCTGTACCACTCGAAGAGCTCCACCCTCTACGCAGTGGAACACTCACACAGG CTTTTGGTGGTCTACATTGACAACCAGAAGGACTTTGAGTGCATCTACGTGAGCCCCCACGCCACGGACACGGAGATCATTCAGCACAGAGAGATTTCCGTGAAACTAGACATGACAGGCGTAGGAAATCGAGGTCTGTTCCTGAAGCTGAGAGATAGTGAGCAGCCGTTTGGTCTAGGAGAGTCGCCCTGTGACGTGCTGTTTGAGATGAATATCAATGGAGAACTTAGGAGGCTGCCCGTGG GCCACCTGGTAGTGAAGAACAAAGCGTTGGGAGGGGGGCGCTCCACCTCTAGAATCACAAGACGCTGGATTAACCGCTCCACTACACACAGGCCCGTTAGGTCTGTCTCAGACGAGGGAAAGAAGTTAGAGGAGATATCGGAG gaGGAGGATGCTCAGGCAATGGCATTGGACAATTTCTTCAATCGAATGGGTGGGGCTAGGGTGGAGCTTGATAGTACCACTGAGTTGGAAATTGATGGAATGGTCTATGTGTTACCACCTGACTTCAACAAAG ATTCGAAGCGTCTAAGTTCGGGGTCTGTGAACTCTGACCGCAGTGATGAAAGCAAGCATGACGAGGACCACGGTTTGGAAGATTTGACCTCTCCCTCGTCATCACGCCCACACTCCGGGAGTATGGGGGGACTGCGGAGGTCACGTCTTCGTCCTGGTGATAAGTTTTCAAACTCCTCCCCCTCTGGGTCACCCGCCACCTCCCCTCCTCGTAGCCGCTCCAAGTCACCAGGACGCAG ATTGCCTGACCTCCCTGCGAAGGACTCGTCAGTGCCAAAAATGTCACCATCTCAACAGAAAAAGTCACAGACACTTGATAAAG ACTTCAAAGGGTCTCCTGGTGCGCTGAAGCGTAGGGGGGCCACACGAGCCGGTTCACTGCGATCGTCCAACCTTTCGGAGGGCGGTCACGGCTATCACAACCAACCACGAGGTTCCTGGACAGAGGGGGTGTCTAAAAAGAACGAAGACCCACCCGAGGTGAAAGTGGGCATGGCTGCTGctaaaatgggcgtggtcgaACCAGCGGAAAGTGAGGAGAAAGTGGGAACAAGTCCGCTCTCTCTGCACAAGAGAGGGCCGACCATTATCCTCAGCAATGAAAAG GGAGGTGTGGTTGGAGATGCGAGGACAGATAGGCCCACGCTCACTACTAGACCACGGAGTCCATCCAACAGAGGCTCGATGGTGTTTgaca ATCTTAACCTTGGTGATTCAAGGAGCTCCTCGTTTGGCCGCTCTCAGTCTCCAG CCGGTGATAACCTCTTATCATCTTTGCCTGCCTCCATCGAGCAACAGGAGGTTACTATTCCCAACGTCAGCCTGTCATTGACGTCATCATTTGGAGCAGCTGcag ccccctcTGTTGACGACGAGGCTCGTCTGGAGCATCTGTTCTCGCGTTCCTTCCAACAGGAACAAGAAGAGAAGTCGTCTCACATCACTAAACAGGTCGACACACTGAGTGCAAAGGTAAAGGCCGTCACtgaaggcagcaaagaacagaaaaatgTGCCAAGGGAATCCCCTAATG TCTCCCCTAGTCATCAGTTCACTCCAATGTTGATAGACTTTGCGGCCTTGcaagctccacccacttccCCCAGCGAGACTGCCCCCAGCAAACCAACAGCTTCCACCATCAACGTCACGTCTCCAAG TTTCTTGAAAGTTATTCTACTTCAATCATCCACCGTTGCGGACGCCACTGAGGAAACTAAGCCAATGGATTTCATCAACCTCTCGGGGGTGTGTCTCCGAAACGAAAGAGGGGCATGGCAGATCCAAGACGGCTACAACTATCACGATCCTTTACCGTTTGATTGCACTGATCACACCGAGACTTTCCCACTGCCTGGGGGCATACGAGTGGTGTATAATCACACCCACAAGCGATGGCACGTCTACCCACCCCCTCCGATAAGCTCCGCCCCTAGTGTGGACGAGGACAGGTCCATGGCTGACAGTACTGAGCATGCCCAGCCCAAAGAGGAGGTGGACAGTAG GGAGTCCAGTACCGAAGTATCCCTCTACCTGACAAAGAAATTGATTGTCACAGAAATCGGCACAGCCTTCCATCACGTTATGGAACAGTTTGAAGTTTCTAGGGACCAAGCAGGGAAGAAGAAGATCGGCTCTGACATGGTGAACGTAGCCATGGGTCACCTGATACGAGGAGAGTTTTGTACTGCCATTGCTAAGCTGCTATTGGACGGCATGAAGCCTTATCGCCTTGAGGGCCTGATTCAGGACGATGTGTGGAAGGTCACCGTGGCATTCAGCAATGAGG CTCAATCAAATCCGTCTTTGGTCTATCCGTCATTCGACAAGCTCGTCTTTCAGCCGATCAACTCCCTCAAGACCCTGATGAAGGATTACAACATAAAGTACAGAACCTTTGTGTGTCTTGCCATGTCACGGGGGATGCTCACCGGATTCCTTGAGGCACTGCCGAAGCAAAaca
- the LOC135336197 gene encoding uncharacterized protein LOC135336197 codes for MVTRGSFLTAQELAEKAQGKKPYFKLWVRAKDQLPSLMYVGTEEQTLNYDPETYQGRWESNLSVVMKIKNVGEVDDPKYHISNIVIPNTYLEVTSAKLTGDDYQVRFLYKSDRSDIQCFTVKESNWDDTYLEIIHENSYINPTTVNYSGHISKVMAASATVYDRIGITYIPNFNLPGLWTTDEEWPAFHHHHHDHHDHDHVGYGGKVIKEVDRCLKVQTDEQDEQRSSTEEQ; via the exons ATGGTGACTCGGGGTTCATTTTTAACTGCACAAGAG TTGGCTGAAAAAGCTCAAGGAAAAAAACCATACTTTAAGTTGTGGGTGAGGGCAAAGGACCAACTCCCGTCATTGATGTATGTAGGCACAGAGGAGCAAACGTTAAATTACGATCCAGAAACATATCAAGGGAGATGGGAGTCAAATCTTTCTG TTGTAATGAAGATTAAAAACGTTGGCGAAGTGGATGACCCCAAGTACCATATCTCTAACATTGTGATACCAAACACATACTTGGAAGTCACAAGTGCAAAATTAACAGGCGATGATTACCAAGTCAGGTTTCTGTAT AAATCAGACAGATCGGATATACAATGTTTCACAGTCAAGGAATCCAACTGGGATGACACATACCTGGAAATTATACACGAAAATTCTTACATCAACCCCACTACGGTGAACTATAGCGGCCACATAAGCAAGGTGATGGCTGCCTCAGCTACTGTATACGATCGTATTGGTATCACCTACATCCCAAACTTTAATCTGCCTGGGCTATGGACGACCGACGAAGAGTGGCCAGCGTTTCATCACCATCACCATGACCACCATGACCATGACCACGTAGGGTACGGAGGAAAGGTCATCAAAGAAGTCGACCGGTGCCTTAAAGTACAAACGGATGAGCAAGATGAGCAGAGAAGCAGTACAGAGGAACAGTGA
- the LOC135336192 gene encoding uncharacterized protein LOC135336192, with product MASPVDTDGKDNGSETYLTAEEVDAIATGEEPYMKLSVTWTTGKGNSLKNVYEMSYISTENFELLYPTKKQHGNISDVMKMVKLAKQGASDQHGYVISNTVVKDTYLQVTEEKVRSKKRAVRFTAPKEIEGQVFYQSQLFKRHHHPGSETKFALYVSATDSKGHNKFYYLKPESGTIVAEESSSPDGYYYFSMSKADKKYSYIENAEGEEYCHALQILTHSLSDPAVDAQFWIQFKGPLTIRQIQDKVKEQNFFFDIGGTSQLTYLDTENNVLKFEAFPGTTDLSVVMQIHQPDSERLEYVLSTMVRPKEYLTITKANFGKTSGGKDEKLVKFEHYADIKDIPKWQLRASPLNKKRIGFVYTTKDGGSYCLHPSFFQKNQIVGTRSDSFPFRVYNIISIPDLSNK from the exons ATGGCAAGCCCAGTGGACACAGATGGAAAAGACAATGGATCAGAAACCTATCTTACGGCAGAAGAA GTTGATGCTATAGCAACAGGTGAAGAGCCTTACATGAAGCTGTCTGTTACATGGACCACTGGAAAAGGAAATAGCTTGAAGAATGTCTACGAAATGAGCTACATTAGCACCGAGAACTTCGAGCTGCTGTATCCGACAAAGAAACAGCATGGAAATATATCCG atgTTATGAAGATGGTGAAGCTCGCAAAACAAGGAGCTAGCGATCAACACGGCTACGTTATCTCAAATACGGTGGTCAAAGATACGTATCTTCAAGTCACTGAGGAAAAAGTGCGCTCAAAGAAGCGTGCTGTAAGGTTTACCGCACCAAAGGAAATCGAG GGACAAGTATTTTATCAAAGCCAGCTCTTCAAACGTCACCATCATCCAGGCTCTGAGACGAAATTTGCTCTGTACGTGAGTGCCACTGACAGCAAAGGCCACAACAAATTCTACTACCTGAAGCCTGAGTCAGGTACCATTGTGGCTGAAGAGAGCAGCTCACCAGACGGCTACTACTACTTCTCTATGAGCAAAGCTGACAAGAAGTATTCGTACATTGAAAATGCGGAGGGAGAGGAGTATTGCCATGCACTACAAATACTGACTCATTCTCTTTCTGACCCAGCT GTTGATGCTCAATTTTGGATACAATTTAAAGGCCCTCTCACAATACGACAG ATACAAGATAAGGTTAAAgaacaaaatttttttttcgACATTGGGGGTACATCACAACTCACCTACTTGGACACCGAAAATAATGTATTGAAGTTTGAAGCTTTTCCAGGGACAACTGATCTATCAG TTGTAATGCAGATACATCAGCCAGATTCAGAAAGACTGGAGTATGTCTTGTCAACCATGGTGCGTCCAAAAGAATACTTGACGATAACCAAAGCCAACTTTGGCAAAACCAGTGGTGGTAAAGATGAAAAACTGGTCAAATTTGAGCAT TATGCAGACATCAAAGATATTCCCAAATGGCAACTGAGAGCTAGTCCTCTTAACAAAAAACGGATCGGATTCGTATATACAACAAAGGATGGAGGGAGCTACTGTTTGCATCCCAGCTTCTTTCAGAAGAATCAAATTGTTGGGACAAGATCTGATTCCTTCCCATTCAGAGTTTACAACATTATCAGCATACCTGATTTATCAAACAAATAA
- the LOC135336191 gene encoding uncharacterized protein LOC135336191, protein MGGSLGTRRISTTHEAKEEATTEKVTKEEAVTEEAATEVAVTEEAATEVAVTEEATRVHHTIKGMELMLQQLEVVERAESDKPYFKLWVNSKAFQADQLAYIDTSEQRMLYNPITNDGSYKSNLSIVMVMKREQSGVYTLSSVVLPNNNLMPTGTITRTIDSTIYDANFQMGASTKFTFIHHPNDSKNFAIYTEIDDDPKQRVYLLPEVDKEQIGQRRYVIRAVQTKDQDPKEKYLFSTSISKFPGIKDEHDVVGVTEEAATEVAVTEEAATEEAVTEEVTTEVAATEEAATEVAVTEETVTEEAATEEAVTEETVTEVAVTEETVTEETVTEEAATEEAVTEEATTEVAVTEEAATEVAVTEEATTEEATTEETVTEEAATEVAVTEEAATEVAVTEEATTEEATTEETVTEETVTEETVTEEATTEEATTEETVTEEAATEVAVTEEAATEVAVTEEAATEVAVTEEAATEVAVTEEAATEETVTEEATTDDTEEAIKAAPTKVIIYVGGSTGYITLMESKALTERELATMPDNTLYIAKFSNVKNQAAYLNTSKRTLSYRFPENSDYSVFMMINNDGNETNNKYYWTTFVQQSQYLSVTKLRQSNDKNHLSFIPGKKPIWEVNGQKGKPTALAFKQFFDGKTYYLSTFEDDEMKDVVGVTEGPLSKATYPIRIHQVLNYTSDDLPFETVVPPECGSTD, encoded by the exons ATGGGAGGATCGCTTGGCACACGAAGAATATCAACCACACACGAGGCTAAAGAGGAAGCCACTACCGAGAAAGTGACTAAAGAAGAGGCTGTTACTGAGGAGGCCGCTACTGAGGTGGCTGTTACTGAGGAGGCCGCTACTGAAGTTGCTGTTACTGAGGAGGCCACACGGGTACATCATACAATAAAGGGCATGGAGCTCATGCTTCAACAATTAGAG GTGGTTGAGAGAGCGGAGAGTGACAAACCATACTTCAAACTATGGGTGAATTCGAAGGCATTCCAGGCTGATCAGTTGGCATATATCGACACCAGTGAGCAACGAATGCTGTACAATCCTATCACCAATGATGGCAGCTACAAGTCCAACTTGTCCA ttgTTATGGTAATGAAGAGGGAGCAGTCGGGCGTCTACACCCTCTCCAGTGTTGTACTGCCCAACAACAACCTCATGCCCACCGGGACGATTACTAGAACAATTGATTCCACTATCTACGATGCAAACTTCCAAATG ggtgCTAGTACCAAATTTACTTTCATTCATCATCCAAACGACTCCAAAAATTTTGCAATCTACACTGAAATTGACGACGACCCTAAACAAAGAGTGTATCTCCTACCGGAAGTTGACAAGGAGCAAATAGGTCAGAGACGATACGTAATTCGAGCTGTGCAGACAAAGGATCAAGACCCGAAAGAAAAGTACCTATTCAGTACTAGCATTAGTAAGTTTCCCGGAATCAAAGATGAACATGATGTAGTGGGCGTTACTGAGGAGGCCGCTACTGAGGTGGCTGTTACTGAAGAGGCCGCTACTGAGGAGGCTGTTACTGAGGAGGTCACTACTGAGGTGGCTGCTACTGAGGAGGCCGCTACTGAGGTGGCTGTTACTGAGGAGACTGTTACTGAGGAGGCCGCTACTGAGGAGGCTGTTACTGAGGAGACTGTTACTGAGGTGGCTGTTACTGAGGAGACTGTTACTGAGGAGACTGTTACTGAGGAGGCCGCTACTGAGGAGGCTGTTACTGAGGAGGCCACTACTGAGGTGGCTGTTACTGAGGAGGCCGCTACTGAAGTTGCTGTTACTGAGGAGGCCACCACCGAGGAGGCCACTACTGAGGAGACTGTTACTGAGGAGGCCGCTACTGAGGTGGCTGTTACTGAGGAGGCCGCTACTGAGGTGGCTGTTACTGAGGAGGCCACTACTGAGGAGGCCACTACTGAGGAGACTGTTACTGAGGAGACTGTTACTGAGGAGACTGTTACTGAGGAGGCCACTACTGAGGAGGCCACTACTGAGGAGACTGTTACTGAGGAGGCCGCTACTGAGGTGGCTGTTACTGAGGAGGCCGCTACTGAGGTGGCTGTTACTGAGGAGGCCGCTACTGAGGTGGCTGTTACTGAGGAGGCCGCTACTGAGGTGGCTGTTACTGAGGAGGCAGCTACTGAGGAGACTGTTACTGAGGAGGCTACTACAGATGACACTGAGGAGGCCATAAAAGCAGCACCCACAAAAGTTATCATTTATGTCGGCGGA TCGACAGGTTATATCACACTTATGGAATCAAAAGCTTTAACAGAGAGAGAG ctagctactatGCCTGACAACACGTTGTATATTGCGAAGTTTTCAAATGTGAAGAATCAGGCGGCATATCTCAACACTTCCAAGCGCACGTTGAGTTACAGATTCCCTGAAAATTCAGATTATTCAG TTTTTATGATGATCAATAATGATGGCAACGAAACTAACAACAAATACTACTGGACAACCTTCGTCCAGCAATCCCAATACCTGTCTGTTACAAAACTCCGGCAGAGCAATGATAAAAATCACCTCTCATTCATTCCA GGAAAAAAACCTATTTGGGAAGTGAACGGTCAGAAAGGCAAACCTACTGCTCTGGCTTTCAAGCAATTCTTTGATGGTAAAACTTACTATCTAAGCACATTTGAGGACGACGAAATGAAGGACGTAGTGGGCGTTACTGAAGGACCACTTTCTAAAGCTACATACCCTATCAGGATTCACCAAGTGCTAAATTACACCTCCGATGATCTACCATTTGAGACTGTGGTGCCTCCAGAGTGTGGAAGTACGGACTGA
- the LOC135336194 gene encoding uncharacterized protein LOC135336194 isoform X2, whose amino-acid sequence MATPKQPAPGHHTKMGTDSEQTKQQEKDPTQRHLTIHVNVNTDFESSFELDLKDPLSADGLAQETSTTRQGNLFVIRFPNVGSSGQFAYVDTYNNVLRYGSDDDKLGLSAVLSITNKTPGSVTKDTQYHLSTIVNPFSFLTPGGSVEKYTQMTYRNFFNGDGTDPTTRFKITNEDGGKETCLSFSALTADHKPVTNGYLMPASVSDGPKQVERPLVVGSAGPNYNTEVYLVGNYTYDTLPVDRSN is encoded by the exons ATGGCTACTCCAAAACAGCCTGCCCCCGGTCATCATACAAAAATGGGCACAGATTCAGAG caaacaaaaCAACAAGAAAAGGACCCCACACAGAGGCATCTTACAATTCACGTCAATGTAAATACAGAC TTTGAAAGTTCGTTTGAATTGGACCTGAAGGATCCACTCAGTGCAGACGGA cttgCACAAGAGACTTCTACTACTCGTCAGGGTAACCTGTTTGTAATACGGTTCCCAAACGTTGGTAGCAGTGGCCAGTTCGCCTATGTCGACACGTACAATAACGTACTGAGATACGGCAGTGATGACGACAAATTAGGGCTATCAG CCGTCTTGAGCATAACAAACAAGACACCTGGAAGTGTTACTAAGGATACCCAATACCACCTGTCAACAATTGTCAACCCTTTCTCTTTCCTAACACCTGGTGGGAGCGTGGAAAAATATACTCAAATGACATACAGAAAT TTCTTTAATGGGGATGGAACCGATCCAACCACACGATTTAAAATCACAAATGAAGATGGAGGAAAAGAAACATGTCTTTCGTTTTCAGCGCTAACAGCGGATCACAAGCCGGTGACAAATGGATATCTCATGCCAGCTTCTGTCTCGGACGGGCCAAAACAGGTTGAAAGGCCATTAGTCGTCGGCTCGGCTGGACCAAATTACAATACGGAAGTGTATCTTGTCGGTAACTACACATACGACACACTGCCTGTTGATAGGAGCAATTGA
- the LOC135336194 gene encoding uncharacterized protein LOC135336194 isoform X1 encodes MGGSLDTQNRSTTHEATEEVATKKVDTEEATTEAMATPKQPAPGHHTKMGTDSEQTKQQEKDPTQRHLTIHVNVNTDFESSFELDLKDPLSADGLAQETSTTRQGNLFVIRFPNVGSSGQFAYVDTYNNVLRYGSDDDKLGLSAVLSITNKTPGSVTKDTQYHLSTIVNPFSFLTPGGSVEKYTQMTYRNFFNGDGTDPTTRFKITNEDGGKETCLSFSALTADHKPVTNGYLMPASVSDGPKQVERPLVVGSAGPNYNTEVYLVGNYTYDTLPVDRSN; translated from the exons ATGGGAGGATCACTTGACACACAAAATAGATCAACCACACACGAGGCTACCGAGGAAGTTGCTACCAAGAAAGTAGATACTGAGGAGGCCACTACTGAAGCCATGGCTACTCCAAAACAGCCTGCCCCCGGTCATCATACAAAAATGGGCACAGATTCAGAG caaacaaaaCAACAAGAAAAGGACCCCACACAGAGGCATCTTACAATTCACGTCAATGTAAATACAGAC TTTGAAAGTTCGTTTGAATTGGACCTGAAGGATCCACTCAGTGCAGACGGA cttgCACAAGAGACTTCTACTACTCGTCAGGGTAACCTGTTTGTAATACGGTTCCCAAACGTTGGTAGCAGTGGCCAGTTCGCCTATGTCGACACGTACAATAACGTACTGAGATACGGCAGTGATGACGACAAATTAGGGCTATCAG CCGTCTTGAGCATAACAAACAAGACACCTGGAAGTGTTACTAAGGATACCCAATACCACCTGTCAACAATTGTCAACCCTTTCTCTTTCCTAACACCTGGTGGGAGCGTGGAAAAATATACTCAAATGACATACAGAAAT TTCTTTAATGGGGATGGAACCGATCCAACCACACGATTTAAAATCACAAATGAAGATGGAGGAAAAGAAACATGTCTTTCGTTTTCAGCGCTAACAGCGGATCACAAGCCGGTGACAAATGGATATCTCATGCCAGCTTCTGTCTCGGACGGGCCAAAACAGGTTGAAAGGCCATTAGTCGTCGGCTCGGCTGGACCAAATTACAATACGGAAGTGTATCTTGTCGGTAACTACACATACGACACACTGCCTGTTGATAGGAGCAATTGA